A single window of Nocardia higoensis DNA harbors:
- a CDS encoding cytochrome P450 has product MTSRTGRRLPVCVFPTAQPERLAVEPVFAAMRAETSIARVQLPFGGIAWLLTRYNDIRAVLASPHCTRSATTDPQTPRILPRADAEGLLMSLDAPEHTRLRGLLASWFTARRIESLRPATEAAARELIADMRKGQSADLVEQFAQRLSAALIGDVLGVPRDDRRAFRSWSEAMLSSTSHPPGQIEAAAAELDAYFDHLVDQRVEQPRDDLLGVLVAHAQAGRLSRRAVVALATDLLVAGFQTTAGQLTNSVYTLVTIPGAWAWLAADRSRISGAVEELLRILPLGAGGFRARVTTTEITLGAGTAHATSIPAGEVVIAPTIAANTDPGVFPDPLTIRLDRPHNPHLSFGHGAHRCLGAQLARMELTAAVGELVEAFPELALAVPETRLQWKSGLQLRGPRTLPVTW; this is encoded by the coding sequence ATGACCTCCCGCACCGGTCGCCGGCTGCCGGTCTGCGTGTTCCCCACTGCGCAGCCCGAGCGGTTGGCCGTCGAGCCCGTGTTCGCGGCGATGCGTGCAGAGACGAGCATCGCGCGGGTACAGCTGCCGTTCGGAGGAATCGCGTGGTTGCTTACCCGCTATAACGACATTCGCGCGGTGCTCGCGTCCCCACACTGCACCCGCAGCGCCACCACCGACCCACAGACACCACGTATCCTGCCGCGCGCGGATGCTGAAGGCCTGCTGATGTCATTGGACGCCCCCGAGCACACCCGTCTGCGCGGGCTTTTGGCGTCCTGGTTCACTGCTCGCCGCATTGAATCGTTACGCCCGGCGACCGAGGCAGCGGCGCGTGAGCTCATCGCCGACATGCGTAAAGGCCAAAGCGCCGACCTGGTAGAGCAATTCGCGCAGCGGTTGTCCGCGGCGCTGATCGGCGACGTGCTGGGAGTGCCGCGCGATGACCGCCGCGCTTTCCGGAGCTGGAGTGAGGCGATGCTGTCATCCACCTCTCATCCCCCCGGACAGATCGAGGCAGCCGCCGCCGAACTCGACGCCTACTTCGATCATCTTGTCGATCAGCGGGTCGAGCAGCCACGTGACGACCTTCTCGGCGTCCTGGTCGCCCACGCACAAGCGGGAAGACTCTCGCGGCGTGCGGTCGTCGCGCTCGCAACCGACCTCCTGGTGGCCGGGTTCCAGACGACGGCCGGCCAGCTCACCAACTCGGTGTACACGCTGGTCACCATCCCTGGTGCGTGGGCGTGGCTGGCCGCCGACCGCTCCCGCATCAGCGGCGCGGTCGAGGAACTGCTACGCATCCTGCCCCTGGGGGCTGGAGGCTTCCGCGCCCGCGTCACTACCACCGAGATCACTCTGGGCGCAGGAACCGCCCACGCGACCTCCATCCCCGCCGGGGAAGTGGTCATCGCTCCCACCATCGCAGCCAACACCGATCCAGGTGTGTTTCCGGATCCACTCACCATCCGCCTCGACCGCCCGCACAACCCCCACCTTAGTTTCGGGCACGGAGCACACCGTTGCCTCGGGGCCCAATTGGCCCGGATGGAACTCACCGCGGCAGTAGGCGAGCTTGTCGAGGCGTTTCCCGAGCTGGCGTTAGCTGTGCCCGAGACTCGGCTCCAGTGGAAATCGGGTCTGCAATTGCGCGGGCCTCGCACCCTGCCCGTCACCTGGTGA
- a CDS encoding FAD-binding oxidoreductase: MNPTVDLHDLQARLSGPVIRPGDSGYDRARRIWNGMIDRRPLAIAKPTDLADVQAAVNWARTAAVPVAVRCGGHSMAGHSTCDDGLVIDLRLMSAVTVDPDTATATAQGGCLLGAFDTATQAYMLATPAGVVSHTGLGGLVLGGGFGWLSRKYGLSIDNLTSAQVVLASGEQVTASDAEHPDLFWGLRGGGGNFGIVTEFEFRLHRVGPIRFFCGYFTLDDAPEVLRTWRDRMPTAPDELTWVFYLRLAPPLPEIPQNLWGTPVLCTMACWVGAAVDGEAAIDEIIALAACHGITKATLPYRGVQAYAFPGAVVPERICTKSGYAAALPDSLIDQILEYGAQISSPFSQLELLYLGGAVARVPTEFTAYHNRDLPYVISFAAAWNDPAQDVTHVSWAREGYGAITSHLSGGYVNFMNPDEDARTVDSYGAAKYQRLREIKATYDPHNFFRLNPNITPATPAGAAAGR, encoded by the coding sequence ATGAACCCCACAGTCGACCTACACGACCTGCAAGCGCGGCTGTCCGGACCGGTGATTCGGCCCGGCGACTCGGGATATGACCGGGCGCGCCGTATCTGGAACGGCATGATCGACCGCCGGCCCCTCGCCATCGCGAAGCCGACCGATCTCGCCGACGTCCAGGCTGCGGTGAATTGGGCACGTACAGCAGCGGTTCCGGTGGCCGTGCGCTGTGGCGGTCATTCCATGGCCGGGCATTCCACCTGCGACGACGGGCTGGTCATCGATCTGCGTTTGATGTCGGCGGTCACTGTCGACCCCGACACTGCCACCGCCACAGCACAGGGTGGATGCTTGTTGGGCGCTTTCGACACCGCCACGCAGGCCTACATGCTGGCGACTCCGGCCGGTGTGGTCTCCCACACCGGCTTGGGCGGGCTGGTCCTCGGCGGCGGCTTCGGCTGGCTCAGCCGCAAATACGGCCTGTCGATCGACAATCTGACCTCCGCCCAAGTCGTTCTCGCCTCCGGCGAGCAGGTCACCGCCAGCGACGCCGAGCACCCCGACCTTTTCTGGGGCCTGCGCGGGGGTGGCGGCAATTTCGGCATCGTGACCGAATTCGAGTTCCGCTTGCACCGGGTGGGGCCGATCCGCTTCTTCTGCGGCTACTTCACCCTTGACGACGCTCCCGAGGTCCTGCGGACCTGGCGCGACCGCATGCCGACAGCACCCGATGAACTCACCTGGGTGTTCTACCTGCGACTCGCACCACCGCTGCCGGAGATCCCTCAGAACCTGTGGGGCACGCCCGTGCTGTGCACAATGGCCTGCTGGGTAGGAGCCGCCGTCGACGGAGAGGCCGCCATCGACGAGATCATCGCTCTCGCAGCGTGCCACGGCATCACCAAAGCCACCCTGCCTTATCGCGGCGTGCAGGCCTATGCCTTCCCGGGAGCCGTTGTGCCAGAACGCATCTGCACCAAGAGTGGCTATGCCGCCGCGCTGCCGGACTCGCTGATCGATCAGATCCTCGAGTACGGAGCGCAGATCAGCTCCCCATTCTCCCAGCTGGAGCTGCTTTACCTGGGCGGAGCAGTCGCTCGTGTGCCCACCGAGTTCACTGCCTACCACAATCGCGACCTGCCGTATGTCATCAGCTTCGCTGCCGCATGGAACGACCCTGCCCAGGACGTCACTCACGTCAGCTGGGCACGCGAGGGCTACGGGGCCATCACCTCTCACCTGTCCGGCGGATACGTCAACTTCATGAATCCAGACGAGGACGCACGTACCGTCGACTCCTACGGCGCGGCCAAGTATCAGCGGCTGCGCGAGATCAAGGCGACCTACGATCCGCACAACTTCTTCCGCCTGAACCCCAACATCACACCCGCCACCCCGGCCGGGGCGGCTGCGGGCCGATGA
- a CDS encoding acyltransferase domain-containing protein yields the protein MTIGGATVFLFPGQGAQHPRMAADLYGTEQVFTDTMDEAFTILDDPALRKIWLQPDPGPMFHDITRAQPLLLSVNYALARTLIASGAPPDALLGHSVGEIAAAAVAGVFEFRDALTLLAEFVRTYRHAPPGGMLAVAASADAVRERMNGLDDVVLGAVNGPKQVLVCGGRSGLEAIRQRLIADGVTCAPVNARQPFHSPLMNELPAGPDNAPIRPQFTARLQPPRIRMYSGYLGGLLDGAHATDPAFWLRQPASPVLFASALRMVLDAGPVTLVEVGPGQSLSMLARRTSAVARGHSRCLAVLPPRRRAPGADTAALQAVLGELVSSSPVASSPRTY from the coding sequence ATGACCATCGGCGGGGCCACCGTTTTCCTGTTCCCCGGCCAAGGCGCGCAACATCCGCGCATGGCTGCCGACCTCTACGGCACCGAGCAGGTCTTCACTGACACCATGGATGAGGCTTTCACCATCCTCGATGATCCCGCGCTGCGAAAGATCTGGCTGCAACCGGATCCCGGGCCGATGTTCCACGACATCACCCGTGCCCAGCCGCTGCTGCTGTCGGTGAACTACGCGCTGGCGCGCACCCTGATCGCCTCGGGTGCGCCGCCTGATGCCCTGCTCGGACACTCCGTCGGTGAGATCGCTGCTGCGGCGGTCGCCGGGGTGTTCGAATTCAGGGACGCTTTGACCCTGTTGGCCGAGTTCGTGCGCACATACCGGCATGCTCCGCCAGGGGGGATGCTGGCCGTAGCCGCGTCCGCCGACGCTGTGCGTGAGCGGATGAACGGACTCGACGACGTGGTGCTGGGCGCCGTCAATGGCCCCAAGCAGGTCTTGGTCTGCGGTGGCCGCTCCGGCCTCGAGGCAATCCGCCAGCGGCTGATCGCCGACGGCGTCACCTGCGCACCGGTCAATGCCCGGCAGCCGTTTCACAGCCCCCTCATGAACGAACTGCCCGCAGGGCCGGACAACGCACCGATACGCCCCCAGTTCACAGCACGTCTGCAGCCACCGCGGATTCGCATGTACTCGGGGTATCTGGGCGGGCTGCTCGATGGCGCGCATGCGACCGACCCGGCCTTCTGGCTGCGGCAACCAGCAAGCCCGGTGCTGTTCGCATCGGCACTGCGCATGGTTCTCGACGCAGGCCCTGTCACCCTGGTCGAGGTCGGCCCAGGCCAATCATTGTCGATGCTGGCTCGCCGTACCTCGGCAGTCGCCCGTGGGCACAGCCGTTGTCTGGCAGTCCTCCCGCCGCGCCGCCGCGCCCCCGGAGCCGATACCGCCGCACTACAGGCCGTTCTCGGCGAACTCGTCTCATCTTCCCCTGTCGCCTCGAGCCCAAGGACCTACTGA
- a CDS encoding acyl carrier protein, which produces MLTPDQLREAMIASAGEDESVTLDGDFVAKEFAELGFDSLALMETCAMLKRRFGIEIPDEILWELTTPEQLVAWVNGART; this is translated from the coding sequence ATGCTGACTCCTGACCAACTGCGGGAGGCGATGATCGCCAGCGCAGGTGAAGATGAATCCGTCACTCTCGACGGCGATTTCGTCGCCAAGGAATTCGCCGAGCTGGGATTCGACTCACTGGCGTTGATGGAGACCTGCGCCATGCTCAAACGCCGGTTCGGCATCGAAATCCCCGACGAGATCTTGTGGGAATTGACCACCCCCGAGCAACTTGTGGCGTGGGTCAACGGTGCTCGGACATGA
- a CDS encoding beta-ketoacyl synthase N-terminal-like domain-containing protein: MNPTECVVTGIDVLAPTGVTLDEYWHRTRRGESGIRVIEDYRDRYDAALAGTIPDFAAADHLPGRLITQSDRVTQLALVAAERALADSKVDLDHRDPFDCAVVTSNATGGFEFSHREMQRLWTQGRESVSVYQCFAWFYAVNTGQISIRHRLRGPGAVLVAEQAGGLDALGHARRNIGRGRCSMVIAGGMESSFDPWGWVSHQATGRLTTTHDPARGYLPFTSGADGYVPGEGGAMLVLQSGDTVETGHVYGRIVGYATGFNPTNDPAHIRPMRRVIEAALDDAGMSAADIDVVFADAAGTRAEDIAEATVLATVFGPNAVPVAAPKTGTGRLMAGGGPVDVVCALLALRDNVIPPAVYVSSTDLPIDLVCGQPRRSPLNTALVLARGAGGFVSALVLRT; encoded by the coding sequence ATGAATCCCACCGAGTGTGTGGTGACCGGTATCGATGTCCTCGCGCCGACCGGTGTGACCCTCGACGAGTACTGGCACCGTACCCGCCGAGGCGAATCCGGCATCCGGGTCATCGAGGACTACCGCGACCGTTATGACGCCGCACTGGCCGGGACGATCCCCGATTTCGCGGCCGCGGACCATCTCCCAGGTCGGCTGATCACCCAGAGCGACCGGGTCACCCAGCTCGCTCTCGTTGCCGCCGAGCGTGCGCTGGCCGACTCCAAGGTCGACCTCGATCACCGCGACCCCTTCGACTGCGCGGTTGTCACCTCCAACGCCACCGGTGGATTCGAATTCTCCCATCGGGAGATGCAGCGGCTGTGGACGCAAGGCCGCGAAAGTGTCAGTGTCTACCAGTGTTTCGCCTGGTTCTACGCGGTGAACACCGGCCAGATCTCCATACGGCACCGCTTACGTGGTCCCGGAGCCGTCCTGGTCGCCGAACAAGCCGGCGGTCTGGACGCTCTCGGCCACGCCCGCCGCAACATCGGCCGCGGCCGATGTTCGATGGTGATCGCCGGGGGCATGGAATCCTCGTTCGACCCCTGGGGATGGGTGTCGCATCAGGCGACAGGAAGGCTGACCACGACTCACGATCCCGCCCGCGGCTACCTGCCGTTCACCAGCGGCGCCGACGGTTACGTCCCGGGAGAAGGCGGGGCGATGCTCGTGCTGCAATCCGGCGACACTGTCGAAACCGGCCATGTCTATGGCCGCATCGTCGGATACGCCACCGGATTCAACCCAACCAACGACCCGGCGCACATCCGGCCTATGCGGCGAGTAATCGAGGCGGCTCTCGATGACGCCGGCATGAGCGCCGCCGATATCGACGTCGTGTTCGCTGACGCGGCCGGCACTCGCGCTGAGGACATCGCCGAGGCCACCGTCCTGGCGACGGTGTTCGGCCCGAATGCGGTCCCAGTCGCCGCACCGAAGACCGGCACCGGTCGTCTCATGGCAGGCGGTGGTCCGGTCGACGTCGTCTGCGCACTGCTGGCGCTGCGCGACAACGTCATTCCCCCGGCGGTGTATGTGAGTTCCACCGATCTTCCCATCGACCTGGTGTGCGGGCAGCCCCGTCGGTCACCGCTGAACACCGCGCTCGTCCTCGCTCGCGGTGCGGGCGGGTTCGTTTCGGCACTGGTCCTGCGCACCTGA
- a CDS encoding beta-ketoacyl-[acyl-carrier-protein] synthase family protein, producing the protein MHRRVVVTGLSVLAPGSTDTGGFWTMITEGRTAIRRITAFDPTQFRSQVAGEIDFDPVAMGLSRREARRLDRASMLAVVCARRAVEQAGLDGIDPSRLGVSIGNAVGSATSIEQEYVVLSDDGTEWFVDQAYQSPHLFDYFTPGSIAREVAQLVGAEGPVSVVSAGCTSGIDSIGHAATLIDEGSADIMLAGATDAPVTPIAVACFDAIRATTPDNDDPATAARPFDRRRNGFAIAEGSAVLVLEELDHACRRGAPILGEIAGYSSTCNAYHMTGLTAGGEEMSRAIDAALTEAQVNPGDVGYVNAHGSGTKQNDVHETAAIKRSLGEHAYRVPISSIKSMIGHSLGAIGSIEVATCLLAMQHSLIPPTANLHEPDPRCDLDYVPLIAREASLNTVLTVGSGFGGFQSAMVLRKVSA; encoded by the coding sequence GTGCATCGACGAGTTGTAGTGACAGGGCTATCGGTTCTGGCGCCGGGATCGACCGATACCGGCGGCTTCTGGACCATGATCACCGAAGGCAGGACTGCGATCCGGCGCATCACGGCCTTCGATCCCACACAGTTCCGGTCCCAGGTCGCCGGAGAAATCGATTTCGACCCGGTCGCCATGGGACTGAGCCGGCGCGAGGCACGCCGGCTCGATCGTGCGTCCATGCTCGCCGTCGTATGCGCACGACGCGCCGTCGAGCAAGCCGGGCTCGACGGCATCGACCCTTCGCGACTGGGAGTTAGCATCGGCAACGCGGTCGGTTCGGCGACCAGCATCGAGCAGGAGTACGTCGTGCTTTCCGACGATGGCACCGAGTGGTTCGTCGACCAGGCGTACCAGTCACCGCACCTGTTCGACTACTTCACACCTGGATCCATCGCCCGCGAAGTGGCCCAACTCGTCGGCGCCGAGGGGCCTGTGTCGGTCGTTTCGGCAGGATGCACCTCGGGCATCGACTCCATCGGCCACGCCGCCACCCTCATCGACGAAGGCAGCGCCGACATCATGCTCGCCGGTGCCACCGACGCCCCGGTCACTCCTATCGCGGTCGCCTGTTTCGACGCCATCCGCGCCACGACCCCCGACAACGACGATCCCGCCACCGCGGCGCGCCCGTTCGACCGGCGCCGCAACGGCTTCGCCATCGCCGAGGGGTCCGCCGTGCTGGTTCTCGAGGAACTCGACCACGCGTGTCGCCGAGGCGCCCCCATCCTCGGCGAAATCGCCGGCTATTCCTCGACCTGCAACGCCTACCACATGACCGGCCTGACCGCCGGGGGCGAGGAGATGTCACGCGCCATCGACGCCGCGCTGACGGAGGCCCAGGTGAATCCCGGTGACGTCGGCTACGTCAACGCGCACGGGTCGGGCACCAAGCAGAACGACGTCCACGAGACCGCCGCCATCAAACGCAGCCTCGGCGAGCACGCGTATCGCGTGCCGATCAGCTCGATCAAATCCATGATCGGCCATTCGCTGGGCGCGATCGGCTCCATCGAGGTCGCCACCTGCTTGCTGGCGATGCAGCATTCGCTGATTCCGCCGACCGCCAACTTGCACGAACCCGATCCCCGATGCGATCTGGACTATGTCCCGCTGATCGCCCGCGAGGCCAGCCTGAACACGGTGCTGACCGTCGGCAGCGGCTTCGGTGGCTTCCAGAGCGCCATGGTGTTGCGAAAGGTGAGCGCATGA
- a CDS encoding SDR family NAD(P)-dependent oxidoreductase, with protein sequence MALVTGGTSGIGYACAKQLHLQGFTVVVTGRDKTKLDDTLASVPGLSGYVNDVRDRGAVRELVATITTEYGPIQVLVNNAGRGGGGPITAITDELWLDVIDTDLNSVFWMTRAVLEKSPSIRNPAGRIINIASTGGKQGVPFGTPYSAAKAGVIGFTKALAKELAPTGATVNAVCPGYVETPMAVSIRQSYAQMQNRSEDEVLADFEAKIPLGRYSTPDEVAAMVTYLAGPAAGSVTAQALNVCGGLGIY encoded by the coding sequence GTGGCACTGGTCACCGGAGGAACGAGCGGCATCGGGTACGCCTGCGCGAAGCAGTTGCACCTGCAGGGATTCACGGTGGTGGTCACCGGCCGCGACAAGACCAAACTCGACGACACACTCGCTTCCGTGCCCGGCCTGTCCGGCTACGTCAACGATGTCCGTGACCGTGGCGCGGTGCGTGAGCTGGTCGCCACCATCACCACCGAATACGGACCGATCCAGGTGCTGGTCAACAATGCAGGACGCGGAGGGGGCGGACCGATCACCGCCATTACCGACGAGTTATGGCTCGATGTCATAGACACGGACCTCAACAGCGTGTTCTGGATGACCCGCGCCGTGCTCGAGAAGTCACCCAGCATTCGCAACCCGGCCGGCCGCATCATCAACATCGCCTCCACGGGCGGCAAGCAGGGAGTCCCGTTCGGCACCCCGTATTCGGCCGCCAAAGCCGGAGTAATCGGCTTCACCAAGGCACTGGCCAAGGAGCTGGCTCCCACCGGTGCCACGGTCAATGCTGTGTGCCCCGGATATGTCGAAACGCCGATGGCAGTCTCGATCCGCCAATCCTATGCCCAGATGCAGAACAGGTCCGAGGACGAGGTCCTCGCCGACTTCGAGGCAAAGATCCCCCTCGGGCGATACAGCACGCCCGACGAGGTCGCCGCCATGGTCACCTACCTGGCCGGCCCCGCCGCCGGATCGGTTACCGCGCAGGCCCTCAACGTCTGCGGCGGCCTCGGCATCTACTGA
- a CDS encoding class I SAM-dependent methyltransferase, protein MTSTVDNDHGQSFYRTNRLNGYDLVTVNAANRVLWRCPPQRLVEHYDRNVAARHLDIGPGTGYYLDHCHFPVAQPTLTLLDLNPDPLTFAAQRLARYTPATVRADLLSPLPPVPGSPFDSIGVNYVLHCLPNQSQGRGDVFARLKPLLNTDGVLFGSTVVTGGAPATVLSNAFNALYQRMGAFHNQRDTVDTLHDALAEHFGSLVLEVRGSTVLFTARKPLR, encoded by the coding sequence ATGACCTCAACTGTCGACAACGACCACGGTCAGAGCTTCTACCGCACCAATCGCCTCAACGGCTACGACCTCGTCACTGTCAATGCCGCCAACCGGGTCCTGTGGCGATGCCCTCCACAGCGTCTGGTCGAGCACTACGACCGCAACGTCGCCGCCCGTCACCTGGACATCGGGCCCGGTACCGGCTATTACCTCGATCACTGTCACTTCCCGGTCGCCCAACCGACTCTCACGCTGCTCGACCTCAATCCGGACCCCCTCACCTTCGCCGCACAACGGCTGGCCCGGTACACGCCGGCGACGGTTCGCGCAGACCTTCTCTCGCCGCTGCCCCCCGTCCCCGGCTCGCCGTTCGACTCGATCGGCGTGAACTACGTACTGCATTGCCTGCCCAACCAGTCGCAGGGCAGAGGCGATGTCTTCGCCCGGCTCAAGCCGCTCCTGAACACCGACGGCGTCCTGTTCGGTAGCACCGTCGTAACCGGAGGCGCCCCCGCTACGGTGTTGTCGAACGCGTTCAACGCCCTGTACCAGCGCATGGGCGCCTTCCACAACCAACGCGACACCGTCGACACCCTGCACGACGCGCTCGCCGAACACTTCGGCAGTCTCGTACTGGAAGTCCGCGGCAGCACCGTACTGTTCACCGCACGAAAGCCGCTACGGTGA
- a CDS encoding nuclear transport factor 2 family protein has translation MTTDLYAEVTQFYARHMRAMDEGRVQDWTGDFSDDAVFITNARPDPQIGRAAIVEGAGSAAQKLLDHRVVRRHCLTTLDLETTPEGTVVANSYALIVRTPPGGPTAVEFLCTCRDELVRVGGRLLIQHRHVQRDDLAHPQP, from the coding sequence GTGACCACCGACCTGTATGCCGAAGTCACCCAGTTCTATGCCCGCCATATGCGCGCGATGGATGAAGGACGAGTACAGGACTGGACCGGTGACTTCTCCGACGACGCAGTCTTCATCACCAACGCCCGCCCCGACCCGCAGATCGGGCGCGCTGCCATCGTTGAAGGTGCCGGCAGCGCCGCGCAGAAATTGCTCGATCACCGCGTTGTGCGTCGTCACTGCCTGACCACTCTGGACCTGGAGACGACACCGGAGGGAACCGTCGTCGCCAACAGTTATGCCCTCATCGTGCGCACACCTCCAGGCGGCCCGACCGCCGTGGAGTTCCTGTGCACCTGCCGGGACGAACTGGTCAGAGTCGGTGGGCGGTTGCTGATCCAGCACCGTCACGTCCAGCGTGACGACCTGGCTCACCCCCAGCCATAG
- a CDS encoding MFS transporter has product MTQPEISETGLIDRRGRAETLVLAVACAAQFMVVLDISVVNVALPSIRDALGFDETGQQWVVNAYALTFAGFLLLGGRLADLFGRRRVFLAGLALFTGSSLAGGLATSPALLVAARAVQGLGAAVLAPATLTILTATFPEGASRTRALATWTAVGIAGGTAGNLVGGVLTEYLTWRSTLLINVPIGAAAIFLASRYVRADHRQEGRSQLDVAGAVLATTGLGVLAFGMAEAADSGWASRPTVAALVLGAVLLLGFVAVEARWASSPLIPLRLFAIRSVSVGNIAMLLAGACLNPMWFFLTLSMQNVLGYSPVQTGLAFLPHTVVTILVSTQVTPPLMRMVDGRVLIAAGSLLAAAGFLWQAQLSVDSSYLIGIFGPAVVFSIGSGLLNTPITVAVTSGVATTEAGAASGLMNTTKQVGGALGLAALVTVATAHDGGPAALIAAYDRAFYAIAAIMVAAAAVALALPPQRDRG; this is encoded by the coding sequence ATGACTCAGCCGGAGATATCGGAGACTGGGCTGATCGACCGTCGCGGCAGAGCGGAAACACTTGTCCTGGCCGTGGCCTGTGCCGCTCAGTTCATGGTGGTGCTCGACATCTCGGTGGTGAATGTCGCGCTGCCCTCGATTCGCGACGCGCTGGGGTTCGATGAGACCGGTCAGCAATGGGTGGTCAATGCCTATGCACTGACCTTTGCCGGATTCCTGCTGCTGGGCGGACGGTTGGCGGACCTGTTCGGTCGCCGCCGCGTGTTTCTGGCGGGATTGGCGCTGTTCACGGGGTCGAGTCTGGCCGGCGGACTGGCGACGTCTCCTGCGCTTCTGGTCGCGGCGCGCGCGGTGCAAGGACTGGGAGCCGCGGTGTTGGCGCCGGCAACCTTGACGATTCTGACGGCGACGTTCCCGGAGGGGGCGAGTCGCACGCGGGCTCTGGCGACGTGGACGGCGGTGGGCATCGCCGGCGGTACCGCCGGCAATCTCGTGGGCGGGGTGCTCACGGAGTACCTGACATGGCGCTCGACGCTGTTGATCAATGTTCCGATCGGCGCAGCCGCGATATTCCTGGCCTCGCGCTATGTCCGGGCCGATCATCGGCAGGAAGGACGATCTCAACTGGATGTGGCCGGCGCGGTGCTGGCGACGACCGGATTGGGGGTACTGGCATTCGGGATGGCCGAAGCGGCGGATTCGGGGTGGGCATCAAGGCCGACCGTCGCAGCGCTCGTCCTGGGCGCGGTGTTACTGCTCGGATTCGTCGCGGTAGAGGCGCGTTGGGCGTCGTCGCCGCTGATTCCGCTGCGCTTGTTCGCAATTCGCTCGGTCTCGGTGGGGAACATCGCAATGCTGCTGGCGGGTGCCTGCTTGAACCCGATGTGGTTCTTTCTGACACTGTCGATGCAGAATGTTCTCGGCTACAGCCCGGTGCAGACCGGGCTGGCCTTTCTTCCCCACACCGTGGTGACGATCCTCGTGAGTACCCAGGTTACGCCGCCGTTGATGCGCATGGTGGACGGCCGAGTACTTATCGCAGCGGGATCGCTGCTGGCGGCTGCGGGCTTCTTGTGGCAAGCACAGCTGTCTGTGGACAGTAGCTACCTCATCGGAATCTTTGGTCCCGCAGTGGTATTCAGCATCGGCAGCGGCCTGCTGAACACTCCGATCACGGTTGCGGTCACCTCGGGGGTGGCCACCACAGAAGCCGGTGCGGCCTCGGGATTGATGAACACGACCAAGCAAGTCGGTGGCGCATTGGGCTTGGCTGCACTGGTCACTGTCGCGACCGCACACGACGGCGGTCCGGCCGCGTTGATCGCCGCTTACGATCGCGCCTTCTACGCGATCGCGGCGATCATGGTCGCGGCAGCGGCGGTCGCGTTGGCCTTGCCTCCACAACGTGATCGTGGGTAA
- a CDS encoding TetR/AcrR family transcriptional regulator: protein MPRTVDHSARRAQIADALVRVAAREGLHAVTMRAVAAEAQVSLRLVQYYFESKEQLLIGVLEHLERQSHDRWAQRLADLSDPPHPREVIKAFVAEALPTDEASRIFHLVGTSYALLAMTDPKLAEQPFIKNVDRLERQLAETLARADDEGELSFGADPVVEATRLVALVHGLGTSVLAGQRTPDQAVAVLDYHLDQLFPWRRGDAR, encoded by the coding sequence GTGCCCAGGACCGTCGACCACTCAGCGCGACGCGCCCAGATCGCCGACGCGCTCGTGCGAGTCGCGGCCAGAGAGGGACTACACGCAGTGACCATGCGCGCGGTCGCGGCCGAAGCGCAGGTATCGCTGCGACTGGTGCAGTACTACTTCGAGAGCAAGGAACAGTTGCTGATCGGTGTCCTGGAGCACCTCGAACGACAAAGCCACGACCGATGGGCCCAACGTCTCGCCGATCTGTCGGACCCGCCGCATCCCCGAGAGGTCATCAAAGCCTTTGTCGCCGAGGCTCTACCGACAGACGAGGCGAGCCGGATCTTCCACCTGGTCGGCACTTCCTACGCTTTGCTCGCCATGACAGATCCGAAGCTCGCCGAACAGCCCTTCATCAAGAATGTCGACCGTCTGGAGCGACAGCTCGCCGAGACCCTCGCCCGCGCCGACGACGAAGGCGAACTGAGCTTCGGTGCCGACCCAGTCGTCGAAGCGACACGGCTGGTCGCACTGGTTCACGGCCTCGGCACGAGTGTCCTGGCCGGCCAACGCACCCCTGACCAGGCCGTCGCCGTCTTGGACTACCACCTCGATCAGCTCTTTCCGTGGAGGCGGGGAGACGCGCGTTGA